Proteins from a genomic interval of Quercus lobata isolate SW786 chromosome 11, ValleyOak3.0 Primary Assembly, whole genome shotgun sequence:
- the LOC115968828 gene encoding uncharacterized protein LOC115968828, giving the protein MAHLSIFLSSLLVLAVLHGAHAVEYTVINRAQTTPGGARFRNQLGAEYTRQTMESATNFIWNIFQQTTESDRKNYQNVNLFVEEKLSIENALAVTSGNEIKVGASYIEGIKGDIKWDFNGVLYHEMVHVWQWNGQSLAPVGLTEGIADYVRLKANYAPSHWVKPGEGKTWDQGYDVTKKFLDYCNGLRDGFVAELNKKMKDGYNDSFFVDLLGKPVDQLWSDYKAKYGMGN; this is encoded by the coding sequence ATGGCTCACCTCTCTATCTTCCTCTCCTCTCTTCTAGTCCTAGCAGTCCTCCATGGTGCCCATGCAGTTGAATACACTGTCATAAACCGAGCACAAACAACCCCAGGTGGTGCACGCTTCAGAAACCAGTTGGGTGCCGAGTACACTAGGCAGACAATGGAATCTGCTACCAACTTCATCTGGAACATCTTTCAGCAAACCACAGAGTCAGACAGAAAGAACTATCAAAACGTGAACTTATTTGTTGAGGAGAAATTATCTATAGAAAACGCACTAGCCGTAACTTCAGGGAACGAAATTAAAGTTGGTGCAAGCTACATCGAAGGCATAAAGGGAGATATCAAGTGGGACTTTAATGGTGTACTTTACCATGAAATGGTACACGTGTGGCAGTGGAATGGTCAAAGTTTGGCTCCAGTAGGATTGACTGAAGGAATTGCCGATTATGTGAGGCTAAAGGCAAACTATGCGCCTAGCCACTGGGTCAAGCCTGGGGAAGGAAAAACATGGGATCAAGGCTATGATGTTACAAAAAAGTTTCTAGATTACTGCAATGGTCTTAGAGATGGGTTTGTGGCTGAACTCAACAAAAAGATGAAAGATGGTTATAATGACAGCTTCTTTGTGGACCTGTTAGGGAAGCCAGTTGATCAGCTTTGGAGCGACTATAAGGCCAAGTATGGAATGGGAAATTAG